A genomic segment from Verrucomicrobiota bacterium encodes:
- a CDS encoding IS5 family transposase, producing the protein MGVKTAFMGGMEVTDAQWDRIRHHFPEESEKKSKPGPKPVPARKILEAVVWILKTGAQWHMLPQSFPNYKTVHRRFQRWCDSEVLRNIFKDLANEARERDAEGYDEAYIDGMFVPARLGGEEVGFGYKGKGTKIMAIVDREGLPTAIAAASNEHHEVKLVQLTLDLSVVEVSPERLIG; encoded by the coding sequence ATGGGCGTGAAAACTGCTTTTATGGGAGGCATGGAAGTCACTGATGCTCAATGGGATAGGATACGCCATCATTTTCCGGAAGAAAGCGAGAAGAAGAGCAAACCGGGCCCAAAACCCGTGCCTGCCCGCAAGATTTTGGAGGCGGTGGTGTGGATCTTGAAGACGGGAGCGCAGTGGCACATGCTCCCGCAGAGCTTTCCTAACTACAAGACGGTGCATCGTAGATTCCAACGCTGGTGCGACAGCGAAGTATTGCGGAATATCTTTAAGGACTTGGCCAATGAAGCGCGAGAACGAGATGCCGAAGGCTACGATGAAGCCTACATCGACGGTATGTTCGTCCCAGCTCGATTGGGAGGTGAGGAAGTGGGCTTCGGCTACAAGGGCAAAGGAACCAAGATCATGGCGATCGTGGATCGCGAGGGACTTCCGACAGCGATTGCTGCGGCTTCCAATGAACACCACGAAGTAAAGCTCGTGCAGTTGACCTTGGATCTCTCGGTGGTAGAGGTGAGCCCCGAACGCCTCATTGGAG